A DNA window from Enterobacter asburiae contains the following coding sequences:
- the mlaD gene encoding outer membrane lipid asymmetry maintenance protein MlaD has protein sequence MQTRKNEIWVGVFLLLALLAALFICLRAADITSVRTEPTYRIYATFDNIGGLKARSPVRIGGVVIGRVSDITLDEKTYLPRVAMDIEERYNHIPDTSSLSIRTSGLLGEQYLALNVGFEDPELGTTILKDGSVIQDTKSAMVLEDMIGQFLYNSKGDEKKSDAAPAQSEDHTDVAPTPGAAN, from the coding sequence ATGCAAACGAGAAAAAATGAAATTTGGGTCGGTGTATTCCTGCTGCTGGCGCTGCTGGCCGCGCTGTTTATCTGCCTGAGAGCGGCGGATATCACGTCTGTACGCACCGAGCCGACGTACCGCATCTATGCTACCTTCGATAACATCGGCGGGCTGAAGGCTCGTTCACCGGTCCGCATCGGCGGCGTGGTGATCGGACGCGTATCTGACATTACGCTGGATGAGAAAACCTACCTGCCACGCGTCGCGATGGATATCGAAGAGCGTTACAACCATATCCCGGACACCAGTTCCCTTTCTATCCGTACTTCCGGCCTGCTGGGCGAACAATATCTGGCGCTTAACGTTGGCTTTGAAGATCCCGAGCTGGGAACGACTATCCTTAAAGACGGTAGCGTCATTCAGGATACGAAATCCGCGATGGTTCTGGAGGATATGATTGGTCAGTTCCTTTACAACAGTAAAGGGGATGAGAAAAAATCCGACGCTGCCCCTGCGCAGAGCGAAGATCATACCGACGTCGCACCGACGCCAGGTGCTGCGAATTAA
- the rpmA gene encoding 50S ribosomal protein L27, producing the protein MAHKKAGGSTRNGRDSEAKRLGVKRFGGESVLAGSIIVRQRGTKFHAGNNVGCGRDHTLFAKADGKVKFEVKGPNNRKYISIVAE; encoded by the coding sequence ATGGCACATAAAAAGGCTGGCGGCTCCACACGTAACGGTCGCGATTCAGAAGCTAAACGCCTTGGCGTTAAGCGTTTCGGTGGCGAATCCGTTCTGGCGGGTAGCATCATCGTTCGTCAACGTGGTACCAAATTCCACGCTGGCAACAACGTAGGTTGCGGTCGTGACCACACTCTGTTTGCTAAAGCAGACGGTAAAGTGAAATTTGAAGTTAAAGGCCCGAACAACCGTAAATACATCAGCATCGTTGCTGAGTAA
- the ibaG gene encoding BolA family iron metabolism protein IbaG: MENHEIQTVLMNALSLQEAHVTGDGSHFQVIAVGEMFDGMSRVKKQQAVYAPLMEYIADNRIHALSIKAFTPQEWARDRKLNGF, from the coding sequence ATGGAAAATCATGAAATCCAGACAGTGCTGATGAATGCACTCTCCCTTCAGGAAGCCCACGTCACGGGCGATGGCAGTCACTTCCAGGTTATTGCTGTGGGTGAGATGTTCGACGGTATGAGCCGCGTGAAGAAACAGCAGGCTGTGTACGCGCCGCTGATGGAATATATTGCGGATAACCGCATCCACGCCCTGTCGATTAAAGCGTTCACCCCGCAAGAGTGGGCACGCGATCGCAAACTAAACGGTTTTTGA
- the cgtA gene encoding Obg family GTPase CgtA encodes MKFVDEATILVVAGDGGNGCVSFRREKYIPRGGPDGGDGGDGGDVWLEADENLNTLIDYRFEKSFRAERGQNGQSRDCTGKRGKDVTIKVPVGTRVIDQGTGETMGDMTKHGQRLMVAKGGWHGLGNSRFKSSVNRTPRQKTMGTPGDKRDLQLELMLLADVGMLGMPNAGKSTFIRAVSAAKPKVADYPFTTLVPSLGVVRMDNEKSFVVADIPGLIEGAAEGAGLGIRFLKHLERCRVLLHLIDIDPIDGSDPVENARIIIGELEKYSEKLANKPRWLVFNKIDLMDKAEAEAKAKAIAEAMGWEDKYYLISAASQVGVKDLCWDVMTFIIENPIVQAEEAKQPEKVEFMWDDYHRQQLEELEAEEDDEDWDDDWDEDDEEGVEFIYKH; translated from the coding sequence ATGAAGTTTGTTGATGAAGCGACGATCCTGGTCGTGGCTGGTGATGGCGGCAATGGTTGCGTGAGCTTCCGCCGTGAAAAGTATATCCCACGTGGCGGTCCTGACGGCGGCGACGGTGGGGATGGTGGTGACGTGTGGTTGGAGGCGGATGAGAACCTCAACACGCTGATCGACTACCGTTTCGAAAAATCCTTCCGCGCCGAACGTGGCCAGAACGGCCAGAGCCGTGACTGTACCGGGAAACGCGGTAAAGACGTCACCATTAAAGTTCCGGTCGGTACGCGTGTGATTGACCAGGGGACCGGTGAAACCATGGGTGACATGACCAAACACGGTCAGCGCCTGATGGTGGCGAAAGGCGGCTGGCACGGTCTGGGTAACAGCCGTTTCAAATCCTCCGTTAACCGTACTCCGCGTCAGAAAACGATGGGTACGCCGGGCGATAAGCGCGATCTGCAGCTGGAGCTGATGCTTCTGGCAGATGTGGGCATGCTGGGTATGCCAAACGCCGGTAAATCGACGTTCATTCGCGCCGTTTCTGCGGCGAAACCAAAAGTGGCGGACTATCCGTTTACCACGCTGGTACCAAGCCTGGGCGTTGTCCGTATGGATAACGAGAAGAGCTTTGTGGTTGCCGATATTCCGGGTCTGATTGAAGGCGCTGCGGAAGGCGCGGGTCTGGGTATTCGCTTCCTGAAACACCTTGAGCGTTGCCGCGTGCTGCTGCACCTTATCGATATCGATCCTATCGACGGTTCCGATCCGGTTGAAAACGCCCGCATCATCATCGGTGAGTTGGAAAAATACAGCGAAAAACTGGCGAATAAACCACGCTGGCTGGTCTTCAACAAGATCGACCTGATGGACAAAGCCGAAGCGGAAGCGAAAGCTAAAGCGATTGCTGAAGCAATGGGTTGGGAAGATAAATACTACCTGATCTCTGCGGCAAGCCAGGTTGGCGTGAAAGATCTGTGCTGGGATGTGATGACCTTCATCATTGAGAACCCAATTGTTCAGGCGGAAGAAGCGAAGCAGCCTGAAAAAGTCGAATTCATGTGGGATGACTACCACCGTCAGCAGCTCGAAGAGCTGGAAGCTGAAGAAGATGATGAAGATTGGGACGATGACTGGGATGAAGACGACGAAGAAGGCGTCGAGTTCATCTACAAGCACTAA
- the mlaC gene encoding phospholipid-binding protein MlaC, protein MFKRLLMVAMLVIAPLTAAHAADQSNPYKLMDEAAKKTFDRLKNEQPKIRANPDYLRDVVDQELLPYVQIKYAGALVLGRYYKDATPAQRDAYFAAFREYLKQAYGQALAMYHGQTYQIAPEQPLGDATIVPIRVTIIDPNGRPPVRLDFQWRKNSQTGHWQAYDMIAEGVSMITTKQNEWSDLLRTKGIDGLTAQLQSISRQKITLDEKK, encoded by the coding sequence ATGTTTAAACGACTGTTAATGGTTGCCATGCTGGTCATCGCCCCTCTAACCGCCGCCCACGCTGCGGATCAGAGTAACCCGTACAAACTGATGGACGAAGCGGCGAAGAAGACATTCGACCGTCTTAAAAACGAACAGCCTAAAATTCGTGCTAATCCTGATTATCTGCGTGACGTCGTTGACCAGGAGCTGCTGCCGTACGTGCAGATTAAATATGCGGGTGCGCTGGTGCTGGGACGTTATTACAAAGACGCGACCCCTGCGCAGCGTGATGCCTACTTTGCCGCGTTTCGTGAATACCTGAAACAGGCTTATGGCCAGGCGCTGGCGATGTACCACGGCCAGACCTATCAGATTGCGCCTGAGCAGCCGCTGGGCGATGCGACCATCGTCCCTATCCGTGTGACGATCATCGATCCTAACGGTCGTCCGCCGGTTCGTCTGGATTTCCAGTGGCGTAAAAACAGCCAGACCGGTCACTGGCAGGCGTATGACATGATTGCCGAAGGGGTAAGCATGATCACCACCAAACAGAACGAATGGAGCGACCTGCTGCGCACCAAAGGCATTGATGGCCTGACCGCTCAGCTGCAGTCTATCTCTCGCCAGAAAATTACTCTGGATGAGAAGAAGTAA
- the sfsB gene encoding DNA-binding transcriptional regulator SfsB has product MDTKFIDWHTADIIAALRKRGTSLAAESRRHGLSSSTLANALTRPWPKGELIIATALDTHPWIIWPSRYHDPITHEFIDRSRMIRQRKVKREPQE; this is encoded by the coding sequence ATGGATACGAAATTTATCGACTGGCACACGGCTGATATTATTGCCGCGCTGCGCAAAAGAGGCACTTCACTGGCAGCAGAGTCCCGCCGCCATGGACTGAGTTCTTCAACTCTGGCAAACGCCCTCACCCGCCCCTGGCCCAAGGGAGAATTAATTATCGCGACGGCGCTGGATACGCATCCGTGGATAATTTGGCCTTCGCGCTACCACGATCCCATTACCCATGAATTTATCGACAGATCGCGCATGATTCGCCAGAGAAAGGTAAAAAGAGAACCGCAGGAATAA
- the murA gene encoding UDP-N-acetylglucosamine 1-carboxyvinyltransferase, with protein sequence MDKFRVQGPTRLQGEVTISGAKNAALPILFAALLAEEPVEIQNVPKLKDIDTTMKLLTQLGTKVERNGSVWIDASKVNNFSAPYDLVKTMRASIWALGPLVARFGQGQVSLPGGCAIGARPVDLHIFGLEKLGAEIKLEEGYVKASVNGRLKGAHIVMDKVSVGATVTIMSAATLAEGTTIIENAAREPEIVDTANFLVALGAKISGQGTDRITIEGVERLGGGVYRVLPDRIETGTFLVAAAISGGKIVCRNAQPDTLDAVLAKLRDAGADIEIGEDWISLDMHGQRPKAVNVRTAPHPAFPTDMQAQFTLLNLVAEGTGFITETIFENRFMHVPELIRMGAHAEIESNTVICHGVEKLSGAQVMATDLRASASLVLAGCIAEGTTIVDRIYHIDRGYERIEDKLRALGANIERVKGE encoded by the coding sequence ATGGATAAATTTCGTGTACAGGGGCCAACGCGTCTCCAGGGCGAAGTCACAATTTCTGGCGCTAAAAACGCCGCGCTGCCAATCCTCTTTGCTGCGCTGCTGGCTGAAGAGCCGGTAGAAATTCAGAACGTACCGAAGCTGAAAGATATCGACACCACCATGAAGCTGCTCACCCAGCTGGGCACGAAAGTCGAGCGTAACGGTTCCGTCTGGATCGACGCCAGCAAGGTGAATAACTTCTCAGCCCCTTACGATCTGGTGAAAACCATGCGTGCATCCATCTGGGCGCTTGGCCCGCTGGTGGCGCGTTTTGGTCAGGGGCAGGTCTCTCTGCCTGGCGGTTGCGCCATCGGTGCGCGTCCGGTTGACCTGCACATCTTTGGTCTGGAGAAGCTGGGCGCCGAGATCAAGCTGGAAGAAGGTTACGTTAAAGCGTCCGTTAATGGTCGTCTGAAAGGCGCGCACATCGTCATGGACAAAGTGAGCGTGGGCGCAACGGTCACCATTATGTCTGCGGCGACGCTGGCAGAAGGTACCACCATCATCGAAAATGCCGCGCGCGAACCGGAGATTGTGGATACCGCCAACTTCCTCGTGGCGCTGGGGGCAAAGATTTCCGGTCAGGGTACCGACCGTATCACCATCGAAGGCGTTGAGCGTCTGGGCGGTGGTGTCTATCGCGTTCTGCCGGACCGTATCGAAACCGGTACTTTCCTGGTCGCTGCGGCGATTTCTGGCGGGAAGATTGTTTGTCGCAACGCGCAGCCAGATACCCTGGATGCGGTGCTGGCGAAACTGCGCGATGCGGGTGCGGATATCGAAATCGGTGAAGACTGGATCAGCCTCGATATGCACGGTCAGCGTCCAAAAGCGGTCAATGTGCGTACGGCTCCGCATCCGGCGTTCCCTACGGACATGCAGGCGCAGTTCACCCTGTTGAACCTGGTTGCCGAAGGCACTGGCTTCATCACAGAAACCATTTTCGAGAACCGCTTTATGCACGTACCGGAGCTGATCCGTATGGGCGCGCATGCTGAGATCGAAAGTAATACCGTGATTTGCCACGGCGTTGAGAAACTGTCAGGTGCTCAGGTGATGGCAACCGATCTGCGTGCGTCTGCAAGCCTGGTGCTGGCGGGTTGTATCGCGGAAGGTACAACGATCGTGGATCGTATCTATCACATCGATCGTGGTTATGAACGTATCGAAGATAAACTGCGCGCGCTGGGTGCCAACATCGAGCGTGTGAAGGGCGAGTAA
- the mlaE gene encoding lipid asymmetry maintenance ABC transporter permease subunit MlaE, which translates to MLLNALAALGHRGIKTIRTFGRAGLMLFNALVGKPEFRKHAPLLVRQLYNVGVLSMLIIIVSGLFIGMVLGLQGYLVLTTYSAETSLGMLVALSLLRELGPVVAALLFAGRAGSALTAEIGLMRATEQLSSMEMMAVDPLRRVISPRFWAGVISLPLLTILFVAVGIWGGSLVGVHWKGIDAGFFWSAMQDAIDLRMDLVNCLIKSVVFAITVTWIALFNGYDAIPTSAGISRATTRTVVHSSLAVLGLDFVLTALMFGN; encoded by the coding sequence ATGCTGTTAAATGCGTTGGCCGCTCTCGGACACCGTGGCATAAAAACCATCAGGACGTTCGGGCGTGCCGGATTGATGTTATTCAACGCGCTGGTCGGCAAGCCGGAATTCCGTAAGCACGCACCGCTGCTGGTGCGGCAGCTTTATAATGTCGGCGTGCTGTCGATGCTCATCATCATTGTCTCCGGTCTGTTTATCGGTATGGTGCTTGGGCTGCAGGGCTATCTGGTTCTGACAACCTACAGTGCGGAAACCAGCCTCGGGATGCTGGTGGCGCTCTCGCTGCTGCGCGAGCTGGGGCCGGTTGTGGCGGCGCTGCTGTTCGCCGGGCGCGCGGGGTCGGCATTAACGGCTGAAATTGGCCTGATGCGTGCGACCGAGCAGCTCTCCAGCATGGAGATGATGGCGGTCGATCCGCTGCGTCGCGTGATCTCGCCGCGTTTCTGGGCTGGGGTGATCTCTTTACCGTTACTGACTATTCTGTTTGTCGCCGTGGGTATCTGGGGCGGTTCGCTGGTTGGTGTGCACTGGAAAGGCATTGATGCCGGTTTCTTCTGGTCCGCGATGCAGGACGCCATCGACCTGCGAATGGATCTGGTTAACTGCCTGATTAAAAGCGTGGTATTTGCCATTACGGTCACCTGGATTGCATTGTTCAATGGTTACGATGCCATCCCGACGTCGGCGGGCATTAGCCGCGCAACTACACGTACAGTCGTACATTCGTCGCTGGCCGTACTGGGTCTGGATTTTGTGCTCACCGCACTGATGTTTGGGAATTGA
- the mlaF gene encoding phospholipid ABC transporter ATP-binding protein MlaF, whose translation MSQTMANLVDVRGVSFSRANRLIFDDISLTVPRGKITAIMGPSGIGKTTLLRLIGGQIPPDSGEILFDGENIPEMSRSRLYTVRKRMSMLFQSGALFTDMNVFDNVAYPLREHTSLPPELLKSTVMMKLEAVGLRGAAKLMPSELSGGMARRAALARAIALEPDLIMFDEPFVGQDPITMGVLVKLISELNSALGVTCIVVSHDVPEVLSIADYAYIVADKKIVAHGSAQALQENCDPRVRQFLDGIADGPVPFRYPAGDYRDDLLGIGS comes from the coding sequence ATGAGCCAAACGATGGCGAATTTAGTCGATGTTCGCGGCGTGAGTTTTTCTCGCGCCAACAGATTGATATTTGATGATATTTCGTTGACCGTACCGCGTGGCAAAATCACTGCCATCATGGGGCCGTCCGGGATCGGTAAAACGACCCTGCTGCGCCTTATTGGTGGGCAGATCCCACCTGATAGCGGTGAAATCCTCTTTGATGGCGAAAACATCCCGGAGATGTCACGCTCGCGTCTGTATACTGTCCGCAAACGCATGAGCATGCTCTTTCAGTCGGGAGCCTTGTTCACCGACATGAATGTCTTTGATAACGTGGCCTATCCGCTGCGTGAGCATACCAGCCTGCCGCCAGAACTGCTGAAAAGCACGGTGATGATGAAGCTCGAAGCCGTCGGTTTGCGGGGCGCCGCAAAGCTGATGCCTTCGGAGCTGTCCGGCGGGATGGCGCGCCGCGCCGCGCTGGCACGCGCCATTGCATTAGAACCTGATTTAATCATGTTCGACGAACCGTTTGTTGGACAGGATCCCATCACGATGGGCGTGCTGGTGAAGCTCATCTCTGAACTGAACAGCGCGCTTGGCGTCACCTGCATTGTGGTATCTCACGATGTACCGGAAGTATTGAGCATTGCCGATTACGCCTATATTGTGGCGGACAAAAAGATCGTAGCACACGGTAGCGCTCAGGCGCTGCAGGAAAATTGCGATCCGCGCGTGCGGCAGTTCCTTGACGGTATTGCCGATGGCCCTGTGCCGTTCCGCTACCCGGCGGGCGACTATCGTGACGATTTACTGGGAATAGGGAGTTAA
- the pmrB gene encoding two-component system sensor histidine kinase PmrB → MNSMRRRLMVLLAVILLFFQLISVIWLWHESREQIGFLVNETLSAKARNNHVEKEIREAIASLLVPSLVMVGFTLFFSFWAVTWITRPLNKLRDSLANRSADNLTPLPMYSDMEEIGAVTTSLNQLLARLDNTIQQERLFTADAAHELRTPLAGIRLHLELMAQSGAPQAATLISRIDQLMHTVEQLLMLARAGQAMASGHYETVSWTENIIEPLGLGHEAKEHTVIWPAKSALTVQGDAVLLRLMLRNLLENAGRYSPAGTTITVTLTGVDGGTQIGVIDQGPGIDDAHRQSITEPFRRLDQRYGGSGLGLSIVQRIVQLHHGRLTLENGAEGGLIASCWLPATLE, encoded by the coding sequence ATGAACAGCATGCGTCGCCGTTTGATGGTGCTGCTGGCGGTCATTCTCTTATTTTTCCAGCTGATAAGCGTGATCTGGCTGTGGCATGAAAGCCGTGAGCAGATTGGTTTTCTGGTGAATGAAACGCTGTCGGCAAAAGCCCGTAATAACCATGTTGAAAAAGAGATCCGCGAAGCGATTGCTTCCCTTCTCGTCCCTTCTCTGGTGATGGTAGGCTTTACGCTGTTTTTCTCTTTCTGGGCAGTCACCTGGATAACCCGACCGCTGAATAAACTGCGTGACAGCCTGGCTAACCGTTCGGCGGATAACTTAACTCCGCTTCCTATGTATTCCGACATGGAAGAAATCGGCGCGGTGACAACCTCCCTGAACCAGCTGCTCGCCAGACTGGACAATACTATTCAGCAGGAGCGTCTCTTCACCGCTGACGCCGCACACGAGCTTCGAACGCCCCTTGCCGGTATCCGGCTCCATCTGGAGCTTATGGCGCAGTCAGGCGCACCACAGGCCGCGACGTTAATTAGCCGTATCGATCAGCTCATGCATACCGTTGAGCAGCTGCTGATGCTGGCCCGTGCCGGACAGGCAATGGCCAGCGGCCACTACGAAACCGTGAGCTGGACGGAAAATATCATTGAACCTCTCGGCCTGGGCCATGAAGCCAAAGAGCATACTGTGATTTGGCCCGCTAAAAGCGCGCTCACGGTTCAGGGAGACGCCGTGCTCCTGCGTCTGATGCTGCGCAACCTGCTGGAGAATGCCGGGCGCTACAGCCCGGCAGGGACAACGATTACAGTGACATTAACCGGGGTCGACGGGGGGACGCAGATCGGCGTGATCGATCAGGGGCCTGGTATTGATGACGCGCACCGACAGTCAATTACCGAGCCATTCCGCCGTCTTGACCAGCGCTACGGTGGCAGCGGTCTGGGCCTGAGTATCGTGCAGCGCATCGTGCAGCTCCACCACGGCAGGTTGACGCTTGAGAATGGCGCTGAAGGTGGTTTGATCGCCAGCTGCTGGCTGCCCGCAACGCTGGAATAA
- the mlaB gene encoding lipid asymmetry maintenance protein MlaB — protein sequence MSQQLSWSREGETLKLSGELDQDLLNPLWDERHEAMQGVTLIDLTDVTRVDTAGVALLAHLVAVGKKQGTSVKLHGASDNVVTLAQLYNLPQDVLPR from the coding sequence ATGTCACAGCAACTCAGCTGGTCGCGTGAAGGCGAAACATTAAAGCTGTCCGGTGAACTGGATCAGGATCTGCTGAACCCACTGTGGGACGAACGCCACGAAGCGATGCAGGGCGTGACGCTTATCGACTTAACCGACGTCACGCGGGTGGATACGGCGGGTGTTGCGCTGCTTGCCCATCTGGTTGCCGTGGGGAAAAAGCAGGGGACAAGCGTCAAACTTCACGGCGCGAGCGATAATGTCGTGACCCTTGCGCAGCTCTACAATCTCCCTCAGGACGTACTGCCTCGTTAA
- the ispB gene encoding octaprenyl diphosphate synthase, translated as MNLEKINELTAQDMAGVNAAILEQLNSDVQLINQLGYYIVSGGGKRIRPMIAILAARAVGYQGNAHITIAALIEFIHTATLLHDDVVDESDMRRGKATANAAFGNAASVLVGDFIYTRAFQMMTSLGSLKVLEVMSEAVNVIAEGEVLQLMNVNDPDITEENYMRVIYSKTARLFEAAAQCSGILADCTEAQEKGLQDYGRYLGTAFQLIDDLLDYSADGETLGKNVGDDLNEGKPTLPLLHAMRNGTADQAKMIREAIEQGNGRHLLEPVLETMAICGSLEWTRQRAEEEADKAIEALQVIPDSPWREALIGLAHIAVQRNR; from the coding sequence ATGAATTTAGAAAAAATCAACGAGTTAACCGCGCAAGATATGGCGGGTGTGAATGCAGCAATCCTGGAGCAACTCAACTCTGACGTTCAGCTGATCAATCAGTTGGGCTATTACATCGTCAGCGGCGGCGGTAAACGCATTCGTCCGATGATTGCCATTCTGGCTGCCAGAGCCGTTGGCTATCAGGGAAATGCTCACATCACTATCGCAGCGCTCATCGAATTTATTCACACGGCGACGCTTCTGCATGACGATGTTGTGGATGAATCGGATATGCGTCGTGGCAAAGCCACGGCAAACGCCGCTTTCGGAAACGCAGCCAGCGTCCTGGTGGGGGATTTTATCTATACCCGCGCCTTCCAGATGATGACCAGCCTGGGCTCCCTGAAAGTGCTGGAAGTGATGTCCGAAGCCGTAAACGTCATTGCTGAAGGCGAAGTGCTGCAGCTGATGAACGTCAACGACCCTGATATCACCGAAGAAAACTACATGCGCGTCATCTACAGCAAAACGGCGCGCCTGTTTGAAGCGGCTGCCCAGTGTTCCGGCATTCTGGCCGACTGTACTGAAGCCCAGGAAAAAGGCCTGCAGGACTATGGCCGCTATCTGGGTACGGCCTTCCAGCTGATTGATGATTTGCTGGACTACAGTGCGGACGGCGAAACGCTCGGTAAAAACGTGGGCGATGACCTGAACGAAGGTAAACCCACCCTGCCGCTGCTTCATGCTATGCGCAACGGAACAGCCGACCAGGCGAAAATGATCCGTGAAGCGATTGAGCAGGGAAATGGCCGCCATCTTCTGGAACCTGTACTAGAAACTATGGCTATCTGCGGATCGCTGGAATGGACGCGTCAGCGCGCGGAAGAAGAAGCCGACAAAGCCATCGAAGCGCTTCAGGTCATTCCAGACAGTCCGTGGCGCGAGGCACTGATTGGTCTTGCCCACATCGCCGTTCAGCGCAACCGTTAA
- a CDS encoding DMT family transporter, with protein sequence MKQQAGIGILLALTTAMCWGALPIAMKQVLEVMEPPTVVFYRFLMASIGLGAILAIKGKLPPLRLFRKPRWLVLLAIATGGLFGNFILFSSSLQYLSPTASQVIGQLSPVGMMVASVFILKEKMRGTQIIGASMLLCGLVMFFNTSLIEIFTRLTDYTWGVIFGVGAATVWVSYGVAQKVLLRRLASQQILFLLYTLCTIALLPLAKPGVISQLSDWQLACLIFCGLNTLVGYGALAEAMARWQAAQVSALITLTPLFTLLFSDLLSMAWPDVFVRPMLNLLGYLGAFVVVAGAMYSAIGHRLWGRWRKNEAVVVVPRSGE encoded by the coding sequence ATGAAGCAGCAGGCCGGCATTGGTATTCTTTTGGCGCTCACTACCGCAATGTGCTGGGGTGCGCTGCCAATTGCAATGAAGCAGGTACTGGAAGTGATGGAGCCGCCTACGGTGGTCTTTTATCGCTTTCTGATGGCAAGCATCGGCCTCGGGGCCATTCTGGCTATCAAAGGTAAGCTTCCACCCTTGCGGCTCTTCCGCAAACCGCGCTGGCTGGTATTGCTGGCTATCGCGACGGGCGGTCTGTTCGGTAACTTCATCCTGTTCAGCTCTTCCCTGCAATATCTCAGCCCCACGGCGTCGCAGGTGATAGGTCAGCTTTCACCGGTGGGCATGATGGTCGCCAGCGTCTTTATCCTCAAGGAAAAGATGCGCGGTACGCAGATTATCGGGGCGAGCATGCTGCTGTGCGGTCTGGTGATGTTCTTCAACACCAGTCTGATTGAGATTTTCACCCGCCTGACGGATTACACATGGGGTGTAATTTTTGGTGTGGGGGCAGCAACGGTTTGGGTGAGCTATGGCGTCGCACAAAAGGTGTTATTGCGTCGTCTTGCCTCACAGCAGATCCTCTTTTTATTGTACACTTTGTGTACAATAGCATTGCTGCCATTAGCAAAGCCGGGTGTGATTTCCCAGCTTAGCGACTGGCAACTGGCGTGCCTCATTTTTTGTGGGCTGAACACGCTGGTCGGTTATGGCGCGCTGGCCGAAGCGATGGCGCGCTGGCAGGCGGCACAGGTGAGCGCGTTAATTACGCTTACTCCGCTGTTTACGCTGTTATTTTCAGATTTGTTATCAATGGCCTGGCCCGATGTCTTCGTCAGACCGATGCTCAACCTGTTGGGTTATCTCGGTGCGTTTGTCGTGGTTGCGGGCGCGATGTATTCCGCCATTGGTCATCGTCTTTGGGGACGTTGGCGCAAAAATGAAGCGGTTGTAGTAGTCCCCCGCTCAGGCGAATGA
- the rplU gene encoding 50S ribosomal protein L21: MYAVFQSGGKQHRVSEGQTVRLEKLDIATGESVEFAEVLMIANGEEVKIGVPFVDGGVIKAEVVAHGRGEKVKIVKFRRRKHYRKQQGHRQWFTDVKITGISA, translated from the coding sequence ATGTACGCGGTTTTCCAAAGTGGTGGTAAACAACACCGAGTAAGCGAAGGTCAGACCGTTCGCCTGGAAAAGCTGGACATCGCAACTGGCGAATCTGTTGAGTTCGCAGAAGTTCTGATGATCGCAAACGGTGAAGAAGTCAAAATCGGCGTTCCTTTCGTTGATGGCGGCGTTATCAAAGCTGAAGTTGTTGCACACGGTCGTGGCGAGAAAGTTAAAATCGTTAAGTTTCGTCGTCGTAAGCACTACCGTAAGCAGCAGGGCCACCGTCAGTGGTTCACTGATGTGAAAATTACTGGCATCAGCGCCTAA